In the Lampris incognitus isolate fLamInc1 chromosome 11, fLamInc1.hap2, whole genome shotgun sequence genome, one interval contains:
- the tbc1d4 gene encoding TBC1 domain family member 4 isoform X2: protein MGRLTPLSGDPLTGERLKRTRADYRTLWKTAIHQQILLLRMEKENQRLEASRDELHIRKMKLDYQEVGQCSKDVTALWERKLTMPGRTTVPQDKEEIYNALCQGIPKARRGEVWLLLSHQHRLRHRLSSRQQAPDTPYQDLLKQLTAQQHAILVDLGRTFPTHQYFSAQLGAGQLSLYNLLKAYSLLDTEVGYCQGISFVAGLLLLHMSEDQAFDMLKFLMYDLGFRRQYRPDMISLQIQMYQLSRLLHDYHRDLYDHLEEHEVCPSLYAAPWFLTLYASQFPLGFVSRVFDFLFVQGTEVIFKVALCLLSSHEKEIVECDSFEAIVDYLKTTIPTLTQTQMEQTIAKVLEMDISKQLHAYEVEYHVLQDEMVDARPLLDDSERLDKLEKTNVQLKKQNMDLLEKLQAARQKIQTLETNMENFLSRESKMKHMIRSLEQERAAYQKTIERMRSCFPPDTLADVEMTQIKTGPNGKTKPAAKKP, encoded by the exons AACCAGAGGCTGGAGG CGAGTCGTGATGAGCTGCACATCCGTAAAATGAAGCTGGACTACCAGGAAGTGGGCCAGTGCTCCAAAGACGTGACGGCATTATGGGAGAGGAAGCTGACCATGCCGGGCAGAACCACAGTCCCACAAGACAAAGAAGAGATTTATAATGCACTCTGCCAAG GCATTCCTAAGGCCCGGCGAGGGGAGGTGTGGCTGCTCTTGTCCCATCAGCACCGTCTGCGACACAGACTGTCCTCCCGTCAGCAAGCCCCAGACACCCCCTACCAGGACCTGCTGAAACAGCTCACCGCCCAGCAGCACGCCATTCTGGTGGACCTGG GCCGGACCTTCCCAACTCACCAGTACTTCTCTGCTCAGCTGGGTGCCGGCCAGCTCTCCCTCTACAACCTGCTGAAGGCCTACTCACTGCTGGACACAGAG GTGGGTTACTGCCAAGGAATCAGCTTTGTGGCCGgcctgctgctgctccacatgaGTGAGGATCAGGCCTTCGACATGCTCAAGTTCCTGATGTATGACCTTGGCTTCAGACGCCAGTACAGACCAGACATGATCTCTCTGCAG ATTCAGATGTACCAGCTTTCTCGACTGTTGCACGACTACCACCGCGACCTGTACGACCACCTGGAGGAGCACGAGGTGTGTCCCAGCCTGTACGCGGCGCCCTGGTTCCTCACGCTCTACGCCTCTCAGTTTCCCCTGGGCTTCGTCTCCCGCGTCTTTG atTTTCTGTTTGTCCAGGGAACCGAGGTCATCTTTAAAGTGGCCCTGTGTCTGTTGAGTAGCCACGAAAAGGAGATAGTGGAGTGTGACAGCTTCGAAGCGATTGTCGACTACCTAAAAACTACAATTCCCACCTTGACTCAGACCCAGATGGAGCAAACCATCGCCAAG GTCTTGGAGATGGACATCTCCAAGCAGCTGCATGCGTACGAGGTGGAGTACCACGTGCTGCAGGACGAGATGGTGGACGCCAGGCCGCTTCTGGATGACTCGGAGCGCCTGGACAAACTGGAAAAGACCAACGTCCAGCTGAAGAAACAGAACATGGACCTGCTAGAAAAACTCCAG GCTGCACGCCAGAAGATTCAGACGTTGGAGACGAACATGGAGAACTTCCTGTCTCGGGAGAGCAAGATGAAGCACATGATTCGCTCTCTGGAGCAGGAGAGGGCGGCGTACCAAAAGACCATTGAACGCATGCGCTCGTGCTTTCCCCCCGACACCCTGGCAGATGTGGAAATGACCCAAATCAAAACAGGACCCAATGGGAAAACCAAACCCGCCGCCAAGAAGCCCTGA